A single Nostoc sp. PCC 7107 DNA region contains:
- a CDS encoding sulfate/molybdate ABC transporter ATP-binding protein — MGIVVESVSKNFGSFKAVDQVDLTVKSGSLVALLGPSGSGKSTLLRLIAGLETPDSGRIFLTGKDSTYQSVQERNIGFVFQHYALFKHMTVRQNIAFGLEIRKAPDKKIKGRVEQLLELVQLGGLGDRYPSQLSGGQRQRVALARSLAVEPEVLLLDEPFGALDAKVRKDLRAWLRRLHDEVHVTTVFVTHDQEEAMEVSDEVVVMNKGRIEQIGTPADIYDNPASAFVMSFIGPVNVLPSSSRIFQSAGFDAPHPEVFLRPQDVIIETQANGTTASAKVSRLIHLGWEIQVELTLDDGQVVTAHLTRDRFNELELEPQQRVYVKPKDAKSFPVYYSI, encoded by the coding sequence GTGGGTATAGTAGTTGAGAGTGTATCCAAAAACTTCGGGAGTTTCAAAGCGGTTGATCAGGTTGATCTAACTGTTAAGAGTGGTTCACTAGTAGCGTTACTGGGGCCATCAGGATCGGGTAAATCTACTTTACTCAGGCTAATTGCCGGGTTAGAAACGCCAGATAGTGGCAGAATCTTTCTTACAGGGAAGGATTCTACCTATCAAAGTGTGCAAGAGCGAAATATTGGGTTTGTATTTCAGCACTATGCTCTGTTTAAGCACATGACTGTGCGGCAAAACATCGCTTTTGGGTTAGAAATTCGCAAAGCACCAGACAAGAAAATTAAAGGACGGGTAGAACAGTTACTAGAGTTAGTACAATTAGGGGGGCTAGGCGATCGCTATCCTTCACAACTATCTGGCGGTCAAAGGCAACGAGTAGCTCTAGCCAGATCCTTAGCTGTAGAACCAGAAGTATTATTACTGGATGAACCTTTCGGCGCTCTAGATGCCAAAGTCCGTAAAGATTTACGAGCATGGTTACGCCGCCTCCATGATGAAGTTCATGTTACCACTGTTTTCGTCACCCACGATCAAGAAGAAGCAATGGAAGTTTCCGATGAAGTTGTCGTGATGAACAAAGGACGCATAGAACAAATAGGCACACCAGCAGATATTTACGACAATCCCGCCTCAGCATTTGTGATGAGTTTTATCGGCCCAGTGAATGTCTTGCCTAGTTCTTCTAGAATTTTCCAAAGCGCCGGATTTGACGCACCACACCCAGAAGTATTTTTGCGTCCCCAAGATGTGATTATTGAAACGCAAGCCAACGGTACGACAGCATCGGCAAAAGTCAGTCGATTAATCCATCTAGGTTGGGAAATCCAGGTAGAATTAACTTTAGATGATGGACAAGTAGTGACAGCCCATCTTACACGCGATCGCTTCAACGAATTGGAATTAGAACCACAACAACGGGTTTACGTAAAACCCAAAGATGCCAAGTCTTTTCCGGTATATTACTCAATCTAG
- the chlP gene encoding geranylgeranyl reductase, whose product MTLRVAVVGSGPAGSSAAETLAASGIETYLFERKLDNAKPCGGAIPLCMVGEFDLPPEIIDRRVRKMKMISPSNREVDINLVNEEEYIGMCRREVLDSFLRNRAAKLGANLINATVHKVDIPTNNTDPYTIHYVDHADGSVQGVGKTLKVDLIIGADGANSRIAKEMDAGDYNYAIAFQERIRLPEDKMAFYNDLAEMYVGDDVSTDFYAWVFPKYDHVAVGTGTMHVNKASIKQLQAGIRARAAKKLEGGKIIKVEAHPIPEHPRPRRVVGRIALVGDAAGYVTKSSGEGIYFAAKSGRMCAEAIVETSNNGSRIPTENDLKIYIKRWDKKYGLTYKVLDILQSVFYRSDATREAFVEMCGDMDVQKLTFDSYLYKTVVPANPITQLKITAKTIGSLIRGNALAP is encoded by the coding sequence TTGACACTACGGGTTGCTGTTGTGGGGTCAGGCCCTGCTGGTTCATCTGCCGCCGAAACACTGGCTGCATCTGGGATTGAAACCTACTTGTTTGAGCGGAAGCTAGACAATGCCAAGCCCTGTGGGGGAGCTATCCCTCTATGTATGGTGGGTGAATTTGACCTACCACCAGAGATTATTGATCGCCGGGTGCGGAAGATGAAAATGATTTCGCCTTCCAATCGTGAGGTTGATATTAATCTGGTAAATGAAGAAGAATATATAGGAATGTGCCGCCGCGAAGTTTTAGATAGCTTTTTGCGGAATCGCGCGGCAAAATTAGGTGCAAATTTAATTAACGCCACTGTTCATAAAGTCGATATACCCACAAATAATACCGACCCTTATACAATTCATTACGTTGACCATGCTGATGGTAGCGTGCAGGGTGTTGGTAAAACCCTGAAAGTTGATTTAATCATTGGGGCGGATGGGGCAAATTCCCGCATTGCTAAAGAAATGGATGCCGGGGATTATAATTATGCGATCGCATTCCAAGAGCGAATTCGCTTACCCGAAGACAAAATGGCGTTCTACAACGACTTAGCCGAAATGTATGTCGGCGATGACGTTTCCACCGACTTTTATGCTTGGGTATTCCCTAAATATGACCACGTAGCCGTCGGTACTGGCACAATGCACGTCAATAAAGCCAGTATCAAACAGTTACAAGCTGGCATTCGCGCCCGTGCTGCCAAGAAACTAGAAGGCGGTAAAATCATCAAAGTTGAAGCGCACCCCATTCCTGAACATCCCCGTCCTCGTCGCGTCGTTGGTCGCATTGCCTTAGTCGGAGATGCTGCTGGCTACGTTACCAAATCTTCTGGTGAAGGAATTTACTTTGCTGCTAAATCTGGAAGAATGTGTGCTGAAGCCATTGTGGAAACTTCCAACAACGGTAGCCGCATTCCTACAGAAAATGACCTCAAAATATATATCAAGCGTTGGGATAAGAAGTACGGACTCACCTACAAAGTGCTAGACATTTTGCAGAGTGTGTTTTATCGTTCTGATGCTACTCGTGAAGCATTCGTTGAAATGTGTGGTGACATGGATGTACAGAAGCTGACATTCGATAGCTATCTGTACAAAACAGTTGTCCCCGCTAACCCCATTACCCAACTAAAAATTACTGCCAAAACCATTGGTAGTTTAATTCGCGGTAACGCTCTTGCTCCCTAA
- the yidD gene encoding membrane protein insertion efficiency factor YidD, producing the protein MQISSLDSLSRRVSINAITGYQKHISPHKGFVCAHRILYGGESCSQYIKRVIAQEGLRMAFIKSRARFHACKQANLILRGQSHNSEPTESEDEANIQPPKTEHRRKNQQSSNTIYSNDDGTNCINCADLSCDCADLVNVLPDCDFSHCHALDCSGADCSFLDCGSCGS; encoded by the coding sequence ATGCAGATTTCCTCACTAGACTCTCTCAGTAGACGAGTTAGTATTAATGCTATTACGGGATACCAAAAGCATATTTCCCCTCACAAAGGCTTTGTTTGCGCCCATAGGATTTTATATGGAGGCGAATCCTGTTCTCAATACATCAAGCGCGTGATTGCTCAAGAAGGTTTAAGGATGGCGTTCATCAAGTCACGCGCACGATTTCATGCTTGCAAACAAGCTAACTTAATTTTGCGCGGGCAATCACATAATTCCGAACCCACAGAATCAGAAGATGAAGCAAATATACAGCCACCTAAAACAGAACATAGACGTAAGAATCAGCAATCTTCAAATACAATTTATAGCAATGATGATGGTACTAACTGCATAAATTGTGCAGATTTAAGTTGCGATTGTGCTGATTTGGTCAATGTCTTACCCGATTGCGATTTCTCCCATTGTCACGCTCTAGATTGCAGTGGTGCTGATTGTAGCTTTCTTGATTGCGGTAGTTGTGGTAGCTAA